Proteins from a genomic interval of Lolium perenne isolate Kyuss_39 chromosome 1, Kyuss_2.0, whole genome shotgun sequence:
- the LOC127344825 gene encoding uncharacterized protein, with translation MMEHRQWMYKGRPSQGKMTEEWKEKTKQFIDRAFEWDKTPNGTSCPCSKCRNQKRVSKGTMTQHLVVHGFTPFYHTWEFHGEKPSKRARDKEAEQSTQILGTGEFDAGIDDCIGEANASENPAVEETHEKLDQSTKKYYDTLFAAQKPLHSHTEVTQLDAITRLMALKCDLNLSRDAFDDLLTIIASILPQGQILPKNMYETNKILKTLKLPSMGSKNVPVSSSSNLHESPVIPTTASQPPP, from the coding sequence ATGATGGAGCATCGTCAGTGGATGTACAAGGGCCGACCCAGTCAGGGGAAAATGACCGAGGAATGGAAAGAAAAGACCAAGCAGTTCATCGACAGGGCGTTTGAGTGGGACAAGACACCGAATGGAACTTCATGCCCCTGCAGCAAATGCCGTAACCAGAAGCGAGTGTCAAAGGGTACTATGACTCAACACCTGGTCGTTCACGGGTTCACGCCTTTCTACCACACTTGGGAATTCCATGGTGAAAAACCATCAAAACGTGCAAGAGATAAGGAGGCGGAACAGAGCACACAGATTCTAGGCACCGGAGAATTTGATGCTGGGATTGACGATTGCATAGGTGAAGCAAATGCGTCTGAAAATCCAGCTGTAGAAGAGACACACGAGAAGCTGGACCAGAGTACAAAAAAGTACTACGATACTTTGTTTGCGGCACAGAAACCTCTTCACTCACATACAGAGGTTACTCAGCTGGATGCAATCACACGCCTAATGGCCTTGAAGTGCGACTTGAACTTGTCAAGAGATGCATTCGATGATCTTCTGACCATCATTGCCAGCATTCTGCCACAAGGGCAGATACTACCGAAGAACATGTACGAGACGAACAAAATCTTGAAGACTCTTAAGTTGCCATCGATGGGATCCAAAAATGTTCCGGTCAGTTCATCTTCAAATCTGCATGAAAGCCCGGTAATTCCTACGACGGCTTCTCAGCCTCCGCCTTAG